From Prevotella melaninogenica, the proteins below share one genomic window:
- the gcvT gene encoding glycine cleavage system aminomethyltransferase GcvT, translating into MTNKRTCLYDKHVALGALITPFAGFDMPIQYTGIIDEHNAVREHCGVFDVSHMGEVIVSGPEADKFINHIFTNDVNGLAAGKVLYGMICYPDGGVVDDTCICKLDDHLYLMTINASNIDKDIAWIEQNAEGFDVIIENKSEAYGQLAIQGPKAESMLEDVLGLACKELKFYEVKRLQQDGTEVIVSRTGYTGEDGFEVYGTPEYIVKIWDKLIEAGVKPCGLGCRDTLRFEVGMPLYGNELSDKITPVMAGLSMFVKFDKEEFIGKEALLKQKAEGVSQRLRGIELDDNAIPRHGYKVLKDGVEVGEVTTGYHLISVDKSCAVALVEASVQLGDRLEIQIRKKTFPGTVVKKKFYENHYKK; encoded by the coding sequence ATGACAAACAAAAGAACATGTCTATATGACAAACACGTAGCATTAGGTGCACTTATCACTCCTTTTGCAGGCTTTGACATGCCCATCCAATATACAGGAATTATTGATGAGCATAACGCAGTAAGAGAACATTGCGGAGTTTTTGATGTGTCTCACATGGGAGAGGTTATAGTATCAGGTCCCGAAGCAGACAAGTTTATTAACCATATCTTTACAAATGACGTAAACGGACTTGCTGCGGGTAAGGTGCTTTACGGTATGATTTGCTACCCTGATGGTGGAGTTGTAGATGACACATGTATTTGTAAACTTGACGACCACTTGTACCTCATGACAATCAATGCTTCCAACATTGATAAGGACATAGCATGGATTGAACAGAACGCAGAAGGTTTCGATGTTATTATTGAGAACAAGAGCGAAGCTTATGGTCAGTTAGCAATTCAAGGTCCAAAGGCTGAAAGCATGTTAGAAGATGTACTCGGGCTTGCTTGCAAAGAATTGAAGTTCTATGAGGTAAAGCGTCTTCAGCAAGATGGTACTGAGGTTATCGTTTCTCGTACAGGATACACTGGAGAAGACGGTTTTGAAGTTTATGGCACACCAGAATATATCGTAAAGATATGGGATAAACTGATTGAAGCTGGCGTAAAACCTTGTGGATTAGGCTGCCGAGACACCTTGCGTTTTGAGGTAGGAATGCCTCTATATGGTAATGAACTTTCTGATAAGATAACTCCAGTCATGGCTGGTTTATCAATGTTCGTGAAGTTTGATAAAGAAGAGTTTATCGGAAAGGAAGCCCTTTTGAAACAAAAGGCAGAAGGTGTCAGCCAGCGTCTCCGTGGTATTGAGTTAGACGATAATGCTATTCCTCGTCATGGATACAAGGTTCTGAAAGATGGTGTAGAAGTTGGTGAAGTCACCACGGGCTACCACCTCATCTCTGTTGATAAGAGTTGTGCTGTCGCATTGGTAGAAGCTTCCGTTCAGTTGGGTGATAGACTTGAGATCCAAATCCGCAAGAAGACTTTCCCAGGCACTGTTGTTAAGAAGAAATTCTATGAGAATCACTATAAGAAATAA
- the gcvH gene encoding glycine cleavage system protein GcvH has protein sequence MAKVIEGLYYSESHEFVKVVGSVGYIGITDYAQHALGNIVYVDMPDVDDNIEVDEDFGAIESVKAASDLKSPVSGKVIEVNEALEDEPDLLNKDAYENWIIKVELTDTAELKNLMDAKAYEEFCAE, from the coding sequence ATGGCAAAAGTTATTGAAGGACTCTATTATTCAGAGTCACATGAATTCGTGAAAGTAGTTGGCAGTGTTGGCTATATTGGTATTACCGATTATGCACAGCACGCTTTAGGTAACATCGTATATGTTGATATGCCAGATGTAGACGATAACATTGAAGTAGACGAAGATTTCGGTGCTATCGAGAGTGTTAAGGCTGCTTCAGACCTCAAGTCTCCAGTCTCAGGTAAGGTTATCGAAGTTAATGAGGCATTGGAAGATGAACCAGACTTGCTCAATAAAGATGCATACGAAAACTGGATTATAAAAGTTGAACTTACAGATACTGCAGAGCTAAAGAATCTTATGGATGCTAAAGCTTACGAAGAATTCTGTGCAGAATAA
- a CDS encoding PhoH family protein — protein MIEKHIVLEDIDPVVFYGVGNGHLQMIKSLFPKLRIVARDNVIRILGDEEEMVKIEEDIETMRKHVERYNTITEEDILDIVKGRKTKADAVKDVLVYSVSGRPIKGRSEHQQQLIDAFEKNDMIFAVGPAGTGKTYLSIALAVKALKEKAAKKIILSRPAVEAGEKLGFLPGDMKDKIDPYLQPLYDALEDMIPAVKLQDMMDKHIIQIAPLAFMRGRTLSDAVVILDEAQNTTPAQIRMFLTRMGWNTKMVITGDLTQIDLPHVEKSGLKEALSILNGVDGISVINLDKKDIVRHKLVTRIVNAYEAHDKANKR, from the coding sequence TTGATAGAGAAGCATATAGTTCTTGAAGATATAGACCCAGTAGTCTTCTATGGGGTTGGCAATGGTCACCTCCAAATGATAAAGTCACTCTTCCCTAAGTTGAGAATTGTTGCAAGAGACAATGTTATTCGCATCTTAGGTGATGAGGAAGAGATGGTAAAGATTGAAGAAGATATTGAAACCATGCGTAAGCATGTGGAGCGGTATAACACCATTACAGAAGAGGACATCCTTGATATCGTGAAAGGTCGTAAGACCAAAGCTGATGCGGTAAAGGACGTCCTTGTTTATTCTGTATCGGGCAGACCTATTAAAGGTCGTTCGGAACATCAGCAGCAACTGATTGATGCCTTCGAGAAAAACGATATGATATTTGCAGTTGGACCAGCGGGAACAGGTAAGACCTATCTCAGTATTGCTTTGGCTGTTAAGGCTCTCAAAGAGAAAGCTGCAAAGAAAATTATCTTATCACGCCCAGCCGTTGAAGCTGGTGAGAAACTTGGCTTCCTTCCGGGTGACATGAAGGATAAGATTGATCCATATCTTCAACCACTTTATGATGCTTTAGAGGATATGATCCCTGCTGTCAAACTACAAGATATGATGGATAAGCATATCATTCAGATTGCTCCATTAGCATTCATGCGAGGCCGAACACTGAGCGATGCTGTTGTCATCCTTGATGAAGCACAGAACACAACACCAGCACAAATCCGTATGTTCTTAACACGAATGGGCTGGAATACAAAGATGGTTATTACAGGTGACCTTACGCAGATAGACCTCCCCCATGTCGAGAAAAGCGGATTGAAAGAAGCTCTTTCTATTCTAAATGGGGTGGATGGTATATCGGTCATCAATCTTGACAAGAAAGATATTGTAAGACACAAATTGGTTACGCGTATCGTGAACGCATACGAAGCACACGATAAAGCTAACAAGAGATAG
- a CDS encoding 4Fe-4S binding protein, with protein sequence MKKLQQLFLLLACILVLAVAAVQRDGKLLGNRVFSNDNKETKTKIDTLRTLDDGRVVINTTYLAKDVKGFGGTVPLDIYLKKGKVQQVKALHNSETPEFFQEASELLNRWNGKTTEQALAMKVDGVTGATYSSNAIIGNMKAGLQYAAKNVKETSFLDRLDLRAKTIIGFIVVLMAAIIPLFVKNKRYRVFQLLLNFVVLGLWGGTFISWSVLVGFMSGGMNVWISLIPIIMLITAFIYPLFGKKNYYCTHVCPLGSVQELAGMINHNKLKMSKQTVQYLEHFRKLLFWVLMILMLAGVWSQWMDYELFVAFIFKSAAWVIILIAVVFILLSFFVPRPYCRFVCPMGSLLKLPTTKVTKWV encoded by the coding sequence ATGAAGAAACTTCAACAATTATTTTTGTTATTAGCCTGCATATTGGTTTTGGCAGTTGCGGCTGTACAACGTGATGGAAAACTATTGGGTAATCGTGTGTTTAGTAATGATAACAAGGAAACAAAAACCAAGATAGATACCCTTCGTACATTAGATGATGGTAGGGTTGTTATCAATACCACTTATTTAGCAAAGGATGTAAAGGGCTTTGGAGGCACAGTTCCTTTAGATATTTATCTTAAGAAAGGGAAAGTACAGCAGGTAAAGGCATTACATAATTCTGAGACCCCCGAATTCTTCCAAGAAGCCAGTGAATTATTAAATCGTTGGAATGGTAAAACGACCGAGCAGGCGTTGGCTATGAAGGTTGACGGCGTAACTGGAGCCACTTACTCTTCAAATGCTATTATTGGAAATATGAAGGCTGGTTTACAGTATGCGGCTAAGAATGTGAAAGAGACTTCATTCTTAGATAGACTGGACTTACGAGCAAAGACGATAATTGGTTTTATTGTTGTTCTTATGGCAGCTATTATTCCTTTGTTTGTTAAGAACAAGCGTTATCGTGTCTTCCAGCTCTTATTGAACTTTGTGGTTTTAGGCTTATGGGGAGGAACATTCATTTCATGGTCTGTTCTTGTTGGCTTCATGTCTGGTGGTATGAATGTATGGATATCATTGATTCCTATCATTATGTTGATAACAGCCTTCATTTATCCCCTTTTTGGTAAGAAGAATTACTACTGTACGCATGTTTGTCCGTTAGGCTCTGTACAAGAGTTGGCGGGAATGATAAATCATAATAAGTTGAAGATGAGCAAACAGACTGTACAATATCTTGAACATTTCCGTAAACTATTGTTTTGGGTGTTGATGATCTTGATGCTTGCAGGTGTTTGGTCACAGTGGATGGATTATGAATTGTTTGTAGCTTTTATATTCAAATCAGCAGCTTGGGTAATTATTCTGATAGCTGTTGTGTTTATCTTGCTGTCATTCTTTGTACCACGTCCTTATTGTCGCTTTGTCTGTCCAATGGGAAGTCTATTAAAGTTGCCTACAACTAAGGTTACAAAGTGGGTGTAG
- a CDS encoding shikimate dehydrogenase family protein, with translation MDKYGLIGYPLGHSFSIGYFNEKFENEHINAQYINFEIPSIEDFKEVVDANPQLRGLNVTIPYKEQVIPYLDSLSPEAKAIGAVNVIRVTHKGNKTILKGFNSDVIGFTRSIEPLLERHHKKALILGTGGASKAINYGLKSLGLETKFVSRTKRAEVLTYEEITPEIIREYNVIVNCTPLGMYPNTEVCPSLPYEAMDSHTLLYDLLYNPDETLFMTKGRERGAIIKNGLEMLLLQAFASWEFWEGEEQK, from the coding sequence ATGGACAAGTACGGACTAATTGGCTACCCATTAGGGCATTCTTTCTCTATTGGCTATTTCAATGAGAAATTCGAGAACGAACACATCAATGCCCAATATATCAACTTTGAAATTCCATCAATAGAGGATTTCAAAGAGGTTGTTGATGCTAATCCTCAATTACGTGGACTGAATGTGACCATTCCATATAAGGAGCAGGTAATTCCTTATCTTGATAGTCTTAGTCCAGAAGCTAAAGCTATTGGTGCTGTAAATGTTATTCGTGTCACCCACAAAGGCAATAAAACTATACTTAAAGGCTTCAATAGTGATGTGATTGGCTTCACACGTAGTATTGAACCTTTACTTGAACGCCACCATAAGAAGGCGCTTATCCTCGGAACTGGGGGTGCATCAAAGGCTATCAACTATGGGCTAAAGTCGCTCGGACTGGAAACGAAGTTCGTATCACGTACAAAACGAGCTGAGGTTTTAACCTACGAAGAAATAACTCCTGAGATTATTCGTGAGTATAATGTGATTGTTAACTGTACTCCACTCGGCATGTATCCCAATACTGAGGTGTGTCCGTCGCTTCCATACGAGGCTATGGACAGCCATACACTACTCTACGACCTACTTTATAACCCTGATGAAACCTTATTTATGACAAAAGGGCGTGAGCGTGGAGCTATTATAAAGAATGGTCTTGAAATGCTTCTTCTACAGGCTTTCGCAAGCTGGGAGTTTTGGGAAGGAGAAGAACAGAAATAA
- the ubiE gene encoding bifunctional demethylmenaquinone methyltransferase/2-methoxy-6-polyprenyl-1,4-benzoquinol methylase UbiE yields the protein MYEQEKIKPYDGDGEKGKLIEEMFDNIAPTYDTLNHRLSGNIDKGWRKKAIRQLQPFRPKQMLDIATGTGDFAILAAKELKPEHLIGADISEGMMVIGREKVKAAGLSDVISFQKEDCLNLSFPDNTFDAVTAAFGIRNFQNLDKGLAEICRVLKRGGHLSIVELTTPVKFPMKQLFRIYSNTFLLNYAKFISKDKSAYEYLNKTVEAFPQGEKMMEIFQKAGFAKSSFRRLTFGICTMYFAEK from the coding sequence ATGTACGAGCAGGAAAAGATTAAGCCCTATGATGGCGATGGCGAGAAAGGAAAACTAATAGAAGAGATGTTTGATAACATCGCACCCACTTATGACACCCTAAATCATCGTCTTTCTGGAAATATTGATAAGGGGTGGCGTAAGAAAGCTATTCGTCAGTTGCAGCCTTTCCGTCCAAAGCAGATGCTTGACATTGCTACAGGTACTGGCGACTTTGCCATTCTTGCAGCTAAAGAGCTGAAGCCTGAACATCTTATTGGTGCAGATATTTCTGAAGGTATGATGGTTATCGGTCGTGAGAAGGTAAAAGCTGCAGGACTAAGTGATGTCATTTCTTTTCAGAAAGAAGACTGTCTTAACCTTTCTTTTCCTGACAATACGTTTGATGCTGTGACAGCTGCATTCGGTATTCGTAACTTCCAGAACCTCGACAAAGGACTTGCCGAGATTTGTCGTGTACTGAAGAGGGGCGGACATCTAAGCATAGTAGAACTGACAACACCTGTTAAGTTCCCTATGAAACAACTTTTCCGCATCTATTCTAACACATTCTTGCTGAACTATGCTAAGTTTATCTCAAAAGATAAAAGTGCATATGAATACCTTAACAAGACTGTTGAGGCTTTCCCACAAGGCGAAAAGATGATGGAGATATTCCAAAAAGCAGGCTTTGCGAAAAGCTCTTTCCGCCGGTTGACATTCGGTATCTGTACAATGTATTTTGCAGAGAAATAG
- a CDS encoding 30S ribosomal protein S16 codes for MATKIRLQRGGRKNYAFYSIVIADARAPRDGKFTEKIGTYNPNTNPATVYLNFDRALYWVETGAQPTDTARNILKGEGVYMMKHLRGGVKKGAFDEAACQQKFDAWKQAKVAATEAVEKKVTDAKKAAAAQNLEAEKKVNEAIAKKVADKKAAAVAAQAEAEAAQAAEDTTSEAPAEEAPAEA; via the coding sequence ATGGCAACAAAAATCAGATTGCAGCGCGGTGGTCGTAAGAACTATGCTTTCTACAGCATCGTAATCGCTGACGCTCGTGCACCACGTGATGGTAAGTTTACTGAGAAGATTGGTACTTATAACCCTAACACCAATCCAGCCACAGTATATTTGAATTTTGATCGTGCTCTTTACTGGGTTGAGACAGGTGCTCAGCCAACAGACACTGCTCGTAACATCCTTAAGGGTGAGGGCGTTTACATGATGAAGCACCTCCGTGGTGGTGTTAAGAAGGGCGCATTCGACGAGGCTGCATGCCAGCAGAAGTTTGATGCTTGGAAGCAGGCTAAGGTTGCAGCTACAGAGGCTGTTGAGAAGAAGGTAACCGACGCGAAGAAGGCTGCTGCTGCTCAGAACCTCGAGGCTGAGAAGAAGGTTAACGAGGCTATTGCTAAGAAGGTTGCAGACAAGAAGGCTGCTGCCGTTGCAGCACAGGCTGAGGCTGAGGCAGCACAGGCTGCTGAGGATACTACTTCTGAGGCTCCTGCAGAGGAGGCACCAGCAGAGGCATAA
- the hutI gene encoding imidazolonepropionase yields the protein MKRLIVKNIGLLAGIGHEGKLCLKGKEMTELNTLPNAYLIIEDGHFADYGKMSDCPPAFGNEEIVDAEGGTILPSWCDSHTHIVFAGSREQEFVDKIRGLSYAEIAKRGGGILNSADRLHEMSEEDLYQQAMKRVDEIIRKGTGCVEIKSGYGLNMEDELKMLRVIRRIKETTQLKVVATFLGAHAVSREYKGRQDAYVDLIINEMIPAVGAEKLAEFIDVFCDTGFFTPEETAHILKAGAEYGMRPKIHADELESSGGVEVGVEHNALSVDHLESMTEEEIKILKNSKTMPTALPGTSFFLNLPFALGRKMIDRGLPLALASDYNPGSTPSGDMKFIISLACIKMRLMPAEAINAATLNGACAMGLSKEYGSITRGKVANFFITDTIPSIEFIPYAYTTPIVKRVFLQGEEYV from the coding sequence ATGAAAAGATTAATAGTAAAAAACATCGGCTTACTTGCTGGTATAGGGCATGAGGGAAAGCTATGTCTTAAAGGTAAAGAGATGACAGAACTAAACACGCTGCCCAATGCTTACCTTATTATAGAGGACGGACATTTTGCTGATTACGGTAAGATGAGTGATTGCCCACCAGCTTTTGGGAACGAGGAGATTGTTGATGCAGAAGGAGGAACAATTCTCCCTTCATGGTGTGACTCTCATACCCACATTGTCTTTGCTGGTAGTCGAGAGCAAGAGTTTGTTGACAAGATTCGTGGACTTAGCTATGCAGAAATTGCTAAACGTGGTGGTGGTATCCTTAACTCAGCAGATCGCCTTCATGAAATGAGTGAAGAAGATCTTTATCAACAAGCGATGAAACGTGTTGATGAGATTATTAGAAAAGGAACTGGATGTGTAGAGATAAAAAGTGGATATGGACTTAACATGGAAGATGAACTAAAGATGCTCCGTGTTATCCGTCGTATCAAAGAGACAACACAGCTGAAAGTCGTTGCAACATTCCTTGGTGCACATGCTGTTTCGCGTGAATATAAAGGTAGACAAGATGCTTATGTTGATTTGATTATCAACGAAATGATACCAGCTGTGGGTGCAGAGAAATTAGCAGAGTTCATTGATGTCTTCTGTGACACAGGTTTCTTTACCCCAGAAGAGACTGCACACATTCTAAAAGCTGGTGCAGAATATGGTATGCGACCAAAGATTCATGCCGACGAGTTAGAATCATCTGGTGGTGTAGAGGTTGGTGTAGAGCATAACGCACTGTCAGTTGATCACTTAGAGAGTATGACAGAAGAGGAAATAAAGATTCTAAAGAACAGCAAAACCATGCCTACTGCACTTCCAGGAACCTCCTTCTTCCTTAACCTACCTTTTGCCTTAGGACGAAAGATGATAGATCGAGGATTGCCACTTGCCCTTGCAAGCGATTATAACCCGGGCTCTACTCCATCAGGAGATATGAAGTTTATCATTTCTCTTGCCTGTATCAAGATGCGCCTAATGCCAGCAGAAGCAATCAACGCCGCAACCTTGAATGGAGCATGTGCAATGGGATTAAGTAAGGAATATGGCTCTATAACACGTGGAAAGGTTGCTAACTTCTTCATTACAGATACGATTCCTTCTATTGAATTTATCCCATACGCTTACACAACACCTATCGTAAAACGAGTCTTCCTACAAGGAGAAGAGTATGTATAG
- a CDS encoding DUF5715 family protein, with protein MKQKKKITKNRFLLGFIAITFLLALIRLLFPSIAHDRMKALSKVDSDSTHVMEKVDSAKIKAQSTPSNVKMSHFFTSDGSQKKNRIVGVRDYEESFPDSQPQQLEAALRYGVKPVADRADAEKRKSELVYVGSNPYYNMKKLNSSIPYLVPRAAILLQDIARNFMDSLQTKGVPINKLLVSSVLRTKEDVEKLRRHNHNATENSCHLYGTTFDIAYNKYVSVTRPVTNDTLKWVLSEVLNDLRSQGRCFIKHEKHQGCFHITVR; from the coding sequence ATGAAACAAAAAAAGAAGATAACAAAGAATCGTTTTTTATTGGGCTTCATTGCTATAACTTTTCTTTTAGCCCTCATAAGGTTACTGTTTCCGTCTATCGCTCATGATAGGATGAAAGCATTATCCAAAGTTGATAGTGATAGCACGCATGTCATGGAAAAAGTTGACTCAGCTAAGATTAAAGCTCAATCAACTCCAAGTAATGTTAAGATGTCTCATTTCTTTACATCAGATGGTTCACAGAAGAAAAATAGAATCGTTGGTGTAAGAGATTATGAGGAGAGCTTCCCTGACTCACAGCCACAGCAACTTGAAGCTGCGTTGCGTTATGGTGTGAAGCCTGTTGCTGATCGTGCTGATGCTGAGAAGCGTAAGAGCGAGTTGGTATATGTTGGTAGTAATCCATATTATAATATGAAGAAGTTGAATAGTAGCATACCATATCTTGTGCCACGTGCTGCTATCTTACTTCAAGATATTGCCCGTAACTTTATGGATAGCTTGCAGACAAAGGGAGTTCCTATCAATAAACTTTTAGTTTCAAGCGTATTGAGAACAAAGGAAGATGTTGAGAAGCTTCGTCGGCATAATCATAATGCAACAGAGAATAGCTGCCACCTGTATGGTACAACCTTTGATATTGCTTACAATAAATATGTTTCAGTTACTCGTCCTGTGACAAATGATACTCTTAAATGGGTTTTAAGTGAAGTGCTTAACGACTTACGTTCACAAGGACGATGCTTCATAAAGCATGAGAAGCATCAGGGTTGTTTCCATATTACTGTAAGATAA
- a CDS encoding phosphoribosylaminoimidazolesuccinocarboxamide synthase, whose amino-acid sequence MKALTKTEFHFDGQKSVYHGKVRDVYDINDDLIVMVATDRISAFDVVLPKGIPFKGQVLNQIAAKFLDLTTDICPNWKLATPDPMVTVGLKCEGFRVEMIIRSILTGSAWRAYKDGCREICGVKLPDGMRENERFPEPIVTPTTKADEGHDMNISKEEIIEQGIVSAEDYAIIEDWTRKLFARGQEIAAKQGLILVDTKYEFGKRDGQCYLIDEIHTPDSSRYFYAEGYEEKLEKGEPQKQLSKEFLRQWLIEHNFMNEPGQTMPEITDEYAETVSDRYIELYEHITGEKFDKAVEDGDIAARIEKNVKEYLASRK is encoded by the coding sequence ATGAAAGCATTAACAAAAACTGAATTCCATTTCGATGGACAGAAAAGTGTGTATCACGGCAAAGTACGTGATGTGTATGACATCAACGACGATCTTATCGTCATGGTAGCTACCGACAGAATCTCTGCATTCGACGTTGTACTGCCAAAGGGAATACCATTCAAAGGACAGGTTTTAAACCAAATTGCTGCCAAGTTCCTTGACCTGACAACAGATATCTGTCCTAACTGGAAGTTGGCTACTCCTGACCCAATGGTAACTGTTGGTCTGAAGTGTGAAGGCTTTCGTGTTGAAATGATTATCCGTTCAATCCTTACAGGTTCTGCATGGCGTGCCTACAAGGACGGATGTCGCGAGATTTGTGGCGTAAAACTCCCTGATGGTATGCGTGAGAACGAGCGTTTCCCAGAGCCAATCGTAACTCCAACTACTAAGGCTGACGAAGGTCACGACATGAACATCTCTAAGGAAGAGATTATTGAGCAGGGTATTGTTTCTGCAGAAGACTATGCAATTATCGAAGACTGGACACGTAAACTCTTTGCACGTGGTCAGGAGATTGCTGCAAAGCAGGGCTTGATACTCGTTGATACAAAGTATGAGTTCGGCAAGCGTGATGGTCAGTGCTACCTCATTGATGAGATTCACACACCAGACTCAAGCCGCTACTTCTACGCAGAAGGTTACGAGGAGAAACTTGAGAAGGGTGAACCTCAGAAGCAACTTTCTAAGGAATTCCTTCGTCAGTGGCTTATTGAGCACAACTTTATGAATGAGCCTGGACAGACAATGCCTGAGATTACAGATGAATATGCAGAGACTGTTAGCGATCGTTATATCGAGCTCTACGAGCATATCACAGGCGAGAAGTTTGACAAGGCTGTTGAAGATGGTGATATTGCTGCACGTATCGAAAAGAACGTGAAGGAGTACTTAGCTTCAAGAAAGTAA